DNA from Fusobacterium perfoetens:
AGGATTGGAGAACTCCGTCAAGATTTATAAATGAAATTTCTCCAGATCTTATAGAAAAAGAAGAAAATACTCACACAATTAAAGAGAAAAGTGTAGAAGATAAAATTTATGATAAAATAGCTAAAAAATCTTTAAATACTTTTGCAAATACAAAAGAATTAAAACAATCAATTGAAAATATGAAGAAATTACCATATAATATAGGGGACAAGGTTACTCATGTAAAATATGGACTTGGAAAAGTAGTAGGAATAAACGAAAAGAAAGTAAGTGTACAATTTGTTGATGGTACAAAAGATATAGCATTGATATTAGCAGGTAAATTTCTAAAAAAATAGGAGGAAATTGATGAAAAGAAAAACTATAAATCAAGAGATTTTTTATGAGGGGATAGGTCTTCATAAAGGAAAAAATATAAAACTTCATCTAATTCCAGCTGAAAAAGGTGGAATAATATTTAGAAGAACAGATTTAGAAGAGGGAAAAAATGAAATAGCTCTTCACATTGATAATACTTTTGATTTAACAAGAGGAACAAATTTAAAAAATGAATTTGGAGCAGCAGTTTATACAATAGAACATTTTTTATCAGCTCTATATATTTTAGAAATAACAGATTTAGTTGTAGAATTAAGTGACAATGAACTACCTATTTGTGATGGAAGTTCTCATACTTTTATTGAAGAGATAGAAAAAGTGGGAATAAAAGAGCTAGATGAAGATGTAAAAGAGATAGAAATAAAAGAGCCAGTTTATCTTGCTAAAGGAGATAAATATGTAATCGCTCTTCCTTATGATGGATATAAATTAACTTATACAATAAAGTTTGACCATACATTTTTAAAATCTCAAATGTTAGAAACTGAGATTAATTTAGAGAATTATAAAAAAGAGATATCTTTTGCAAGAACTTTTGGATTTGATTACGAGATAGAGTATTTAAAGAAAAATAATCTGGCTTTAGGTGGAACTTTAGAAAATGCAATCGTTATTAAAAAAGATGGAGTATTAAATCCAGATGGATTAAGATATGAAGATGAATTTGTTAGACATAAAATGTTAGATATCATAGGAGATTTGAAAGTTTTAAATAGACCTATAAAGGGGCATATAATAGCAATAAAAGCTGGACATGCTCTTGATATAGAGTTTGCAAATTTGATAAAAAATTTATAATTTGAAAAAATATTTTAAGAAACGAAGAAAAAATCTACAAAAAAAATATACAATATAGTATAATATAGTATAGAAAAAACTCGGAGGTTAATAAATGTTAACAGTTAATGAAATAATGGAAAGAATCCCACACAGATATCCTTTTTTGTTAGTAGATAGAATAGTAGATATCGATAGAGAAAATAATAAAGTAATAGGATTAAAAAATATAACAATAAATGAAGCTTGTTTCCAAGGTCATTTTCCAGGACATCCTATTCTTCCAGGAGTTTTAATAGTTGAAGGAATAGCACAAGCTTTAGGAGTTTTAGTTTTTGAATTAGCTGGAGATGACGGAAAAGATAAAGTTCCTTACTTCGCAGCTCTTGATGAAGTAAAATTTAAAGCTCCAGTAAAACCAGGAGACCAATTAATATATGAAGCACAAATTATAAAACAAAGAAGAAATATTATAAAAGCAGAAGGTGTAGCTAAAGTAGACGGGAAAGTAGTTACAGAGGTAAAATTTACTTTTAGCATAATGGATAAATAACTTAGAATGGGGGAGTTAATGTGACTGAAATACACAGTACATCAATAATAGAAGAGGGAGCAGTTATAGGCGAAAATGTAAAAATAGGTCCTTTTTGCATAATAGGAAAAGATGTAAAAATAGGAAATAATACAACTTTACAATCTCATATAGTTATTGAAGGAATAACAGAGATAGGAGAAAATAATACTATTTATTCATTTGCTTCTATAGGAAAAGCTTCTCAAGATTTAAAGTATAAGGGAGAGCCTACAAAAACTATAATAGGAAATAATAATACAATTAGAGAATTTGTAACTATTCATAGAGGAACAGATGACAAATGGGAAACAAGAATAGGAAATAATAATCTTTTAATGGCTTATGTTCATGTGGCACATGATGTAATAATTGGAGATAATTGTATTTTTTCAAATGCTGCAACATTAGCAGGTCACGTAGAGATAGGAAACTGGGTAATAGTTGGAGGACTGACAGGTGTTCATCAATTTTGTAAAATTGGAGATCACGCAATGATCGGAGGAGCTTCAGCAGTTACACAAGATATATGTCCATTTATTTTAGCTGATGGAAATAAAGCAATTCCAGTGGGACTTAATAATATAGGATTAAGAAGAAGAGGATTTACAGACGAAGAACTTTTAGATTTAAAAAGAGCTTACAAAGTTTTATTTAGAAAAGGTCTACCTTTAAAAGAAGCTTTAGCACAGCTTGAAGAAACATATAGTGAAAGTAAAAATGTAATGAATCTTGTAAACTTTATATCTCAAAGTAAACGGGGGATTGCAAAATAATGGAAAAAGTGGGAGTAATAGTTGGAAATGGGAAACTTCCCTATTCAATTATGAAAGAGATAGAAAAAGATAAAAATATAGAATTTTTTCCAATAGGTCTTTTTGATACAGTAGTCAGCGAGATAAAAGCTCATAAAAATTATAAAAGTTTTAATATTGGTCAGGTAGGAGAGATTACAAAATATTTTATCAAATCCAATATTAAAAAAGTTATTATGCTCGGAAAAGTAGAAAAAGAGTATGTTTTTAAAAATGTAAAATTTGACAAATTCGGAGAGAAAATTCTTGATAATCTTCCAGATAAAAAAGATGAAACTCTCCTTTTTGGAGTTATAGCATTTTTTAAATTAAATGGAATTTCTGTTATCCCACAAAATTTCTTTCTAAAAAAAATAATGTTTGAAAAAAAATGTTATACAAAATCTATGCCAAGTGAAGAGGATTTAGTCACAATAAAAATAGGAAAAGAGGCAGCAAAAGCTTTAAGTGAAGTGGATGCTGGTCAAACTGTTGTATGTAAAAATTCCTCTGTGGTAGCTTTGGAAGGTTTGGAAGGAACTGATAAAGCAATACTAAGAGGAGGAGAACTTGGTGGTGAAGGTTGTATAGTAGTAAAAATGTCAAGACCTCAACAAGATGCTAGGGTGGATATTCCTACAATTGGAGTAGAAACTATAAAAACTTTGGTAAAAATAAAAGCTCGTGGAGTGGTTGGGGAAGCTAAAAAAATGATATTTACAGATCAAGAGGAAGCTATAAAACTAGCAGATGAACACAATATATTTATTGTGGGAATAAAATAAAATTTAGAGGTAAATTTATGAAAATATTTGTATCAACTGGAGAGGTATCTGGAGATTTACATCTTTCTTATTTAATAAAAAATATGTTGGAAATAGATAAAAATATAGAGTTTTATGGAGTAGTAGGAGAGCATTGTAAAGCTTTAGGTGTAGAATCTGTTTTTGATATAAAAGAGTTGGCAATAATGGGTTTTTTAGAAGCTTTAAAAAAATATAGCTTTCTAAAGAAAAAAGCCTATGAGTATATAGAATTTATCAGAGAAAAAAATATAGAAAAAGTGATACTTGTTGACTATGGAGGATTTAATTTAGAATTTCTAAAACTTATAAAAGAGATGCTCCCACAAGTAGAAGTTTATTATTATATTCCACCAAAACTTTGGATTTGGGGAAAAAGAAGAATAAAAAAATTAAGACTTGCCGACCATATTATGGTAATTTTTCCTTGGGAAGTGGAGTTTTATAAAAAATATGGGATAGATGTTGTCTATTACGGAAACCCATTTATAGAAAAATATCCCCTTGTAGAAACTGAAGGAGATAAGATACTTTTATTGCCCGGAAGTAGAAAACAAGAGGTTACATCACTTTTACCAGTGATGCTTGATTTGGTAGAAAATAATAAAGAAGAAAACTTTCTATTGAAACTACCTGATAAGAAAACTTTTAAATGGGTAAGTTATGATTTAACAAAATATAAAAATTTAGAAATTTCTGAAGAAAGTTTAGAAGACGTAGTAAAAAAATCAAAAATAGCTGTGGCAGCTTCAGGGACAGTTACTTTAGAGCTTGCTATTATGGGACTGCCTGCAGTGGTAGTCTATAAAGTGACTTTATTAAACTATTTAATAGGTAAATATATATTAAGATTAAAATATATATCTTTGCCAAACTTAACAGAAAATAAAGAAGTTTATCCAGAACTTATTGGAAAAGACTGTAATGAAAAAAATATTTTATCGAAGATAAAATATATGTTAGAAAATATAAACAGTATCAAAAATGACATAAAAGAAATAAGAGAAAAACTTTACGGTAGAGAGATAACAAAAAATTATGGGGATTACATTTTGAAAGGAAAAAAATATGTTCAAGGATAAAATAGCGAAAATATATAGCAGTGATGCTTTAGGGGGCTTTGTAAAGTATAGTTTTAAATATAAAAAATGGCTTTTTGGAACTTTACTTTTATCAGTCATTTCATCAGCTATGGGGGCGGTACCAGCTTGGTTATCAAAATATTTGGTTGATGATGTCTTAATATCAAAAAATGGAAAGATGATGGTAGTTGTAGGTGGAGGAATATTTCTGACTACAATGATAAAAGCTCTTTCAGCCTATTATGCAGAAACGACCTCTGTTTATCTAAGTGAAAAAATAAGAAGAGAGGTTAAGATAGATATATTTAAACATTTAGAACATCTTCCAATGTCTTTTTTTACTCAAAATAAGCTTGGAGATATAATGGCTAGACTTTCTGGAGATTCCTCAAGTCTTGGAAGAATAGGGTTTCTTTTATTTGATATGGTAAGAGAGATCATAGCTGTTTCAGCATTTTTAATAAGAATGTTTCAGTTGGATATAACACTTTCTTTTATAGCTTTAATAGTGGCACCAGCAATTTTTGGAATGGTAAAAAAATACACTAGAAAAATGAAAAGAAGCGGTAAAGAAAGACAAGATACTATTGGAGAGGCAACAGCTTTTATGCAAGAATCTTTAGCAGGGATTCAAGTTATCAAGGGATTTAATAAAATTGATAAAATTATAGAAAATTATGAAGATGTAACAGAAACAGAGATGCAAAAAATTTATAGAGCAGCTAAGATAAAAGCAAAAATATCTCCAATCAATGAGATTTTAACAGCTTTAATGCTTGTGATGATTGCTGCTTATGGTGGTTATGCAATAATTTATCTAAAAGATTTTACACCAGGAGATTTAATTTCTTTCTTAACAGCAGCAGGACTTATGCAACAACCACTTAAGAGATTTATAAGAAGAAACAGTGAACTTTATGAAATTATCCCATCTGGTGATAGGGTAATGGAAATATTTAAAATTAAACCTGAAGTGGATTGCTTTATAGAAGAACCTAAAAAATTTAGCGGTGAAGTAAATAGCATAGAGTTTAAAAATGTAGGATTTACTTATCCAAATAGTGAAACAAAAGTTTTAAAAGATGTAAGTTTTTCTGTAAAAAAAGGTGAGGTTGTAGCTTTTGTAGGAAGTAGTGGAAGTGGAAAAACTACAATAGTAAATCTTCTTCCAAGATTTTATGATATTGAAGAAGGTAATATAGA
Protein-coding regions in this window:
- the lpxC gene encoding UDP-3-O-acyl-N-acetylglucosamine deacetylase, translated to MKRKTINQEIFYEGIGLHKGKNIKLHLIPAEKGGIIFRRTDLEEGKNEIALHIDNTFDLTRGTNLKNEFGAAVYTIEHFLSALYILEITDLVVELSDNELPICDGSSHTFIEEIEKVGIKELDEDVKEIEIKEPVYLAKGDKYVIALPYDGYKLTYTIKFDHTFLKSQMLETEINLENYKKEISFARTFGFDYEIEYLKKNNLALGGTLENAIVIKKDGVLNPDGLRYEDEFVRHKMLDIIGDLKVLNRPIKGHIIAIKAGHALDIEFANLIKNL
- the fabZ gene encoding 3-hydroxyacyl-ACP dehydratase FabZ; translated protein: MLTVNEIMERIPHRYPFLLVDRIVDIDRENNKVIGLKNITINEACFQGHFPGHPILPGVLIVEGIAQALGVLVFELAGDDGKDKVPYFAALDEVKFKAPVKPGDQLIYEAQIIKQRRNIIKAEGVAKVDGKVVTEVKFTFSIMDK
- the lpxA gene encoding acyl-ACP--UDP-N-acetylglucosamine O-acyltransferase — encoded protein: MTEIHSTSIIEEGAVIGENVKIGPFCIIGKDVKIGNNTTLQSHIVIEGITEIGENNTIYSFASIGKASQDLKYKGEPTKTIIGNNNTIREFVTIHRGTDDKWETRIGNNNLLMAYVHVAHDVIIGDNCIFSNAATLAGHVEIGNWVIVGGLTGVHQFCKIGDHAMIGGASAVTQDICPFILADGNKAIPVGLNNIGLRRRGFTDEELLDLKRAYKVLFRKGLPLKEALAQLEETYSESKNVMNLVNFISQSKRGIAK
- a CDS encoding LpxI family protein, translating into MEKVGVIVGNGKLPYSIMKEIEKDKNIEFFPIGLFDTVVSEIKAHKNYKSFNIGQVGEITKYFIKSNIKKVIMLGKVEKEYVFKNVKFDKFGEKILDNLPDKKDETLLFGVIAFFKLNGISVIPQNFFLKKIMFEKKCYTKSMPSEEDLVTIKIGKEAAKALSEVDAGQTVVCKNSSVVALEGLEGTDKAILRGGELGGEGCIVVKMSRPQQDARVDIPTIGVETIKTLVKIKARGVVGEAKKMIFTDQEEAIKLADEHNIFIVGIK
- the lpxB gene encoding lipid-A-disaccharide synthase, coding for MKIFVSTGEVSGDLHLSYLIKNMLEIDKNIEFYGVVGEHCKALGVESVFDIKELAIMGFLEALKKYSFLKKKAYEYIEFIREKNIEKVILVDYGGFNLEFLKLIKEMLPQVEVYYYIPPKLWIWGKRRIKKLRLADHIMVIFPWEVEFYKKYGIDVVYYGNPFIEKYPLVETEGDKILLLPGSRKQEVTSLLPVMLDLVENNKEENFLLKLPDKKTFKWVSYDLTKYKNLEISEESLEDVVKKSKIAVAASGTVTLELAIMGLPAVVVYKVTLLNYLIGKYILRLKYISLPNLTENKEVYPELIGKDCNEKNILSKIKYMLENINSIKNDIKEIREKLYGREITKNYGDYILKGKKYVQG
- a CDS encoding ABC transporter ATP-binding protein; this encodes MFKDKIAKIYSSDALGGFVKYSFKYKKWLFGTLLLSVISSAMGAVPAWLSKYLVDDVLISKNGKMMVVVGGGIFLTTMIKALSAYYAETTSVYLSEKIRREVKIDIFKHLEHLPMSFFTQNKLGDIMARLSGDSSSLGRIGFLLFDMVREIIAVSAFLIRMFQLDITLSFIALIVAPAIFGMVKKYTRKMKRSGKERQDTIGEATAFMQESLAGIQVIKGFNKIDKIIENYEDVTETEMQKIYRAAKIKAKISPINEILTALMLVMIAAYGGYAIIYLKDFTPGDLISFLTAAGLMQQPLKRFIRRNSELYEIIPSGDRVMEIFKIKPEVDCFIEEPKKFSGEVNSIEFKNVGFTYPNSETKVLKDVSFSVKKGEVVAFVGSSGSGKTTIVNLLPRFYDIEEGNIEINGIDVREYSLKQYRQYIGMVPQDTFLFSGTIADNIGFGKEGVSFEEIVEASKMANAYNFIKDLEKGFDTEVGERGVLLSGGQKQRIAIARALIQNPAIMILDEATSALDTESEKLVQEALDKLMVGRTTFVIAHRLSTIISADKIVVMEKGEVKEIGKHEELLAKNGLYAKLYNIQYNKSEN